One Flavobacterium sp. 90 DNA segment encodes these proteins:
- a CDS encoding tagaturonate reductase, whose product MEKISRSNTEFSERLPIKIVQFGEGNFLRAFVEYAFQKLNQKTDFNAGIAVVQPIDRGLVNMINAQDGLYTLFMKGVKKGEEIQEKELITNIVKAIDPYASFQEFLALAKEEELAFIISNTTEAGIEYIESDRATMQPPVSFPAKLTVLLHERFKHFNGDKSKALTIIPCELINYNSDTLKDIVLKYCIDWNLEADFKLWLINDCTFHNTLVDRIVPGYPKDQIEEYNSQLDYKDDLIVSAESFFLWVIEGDDKLKAKLPFEKTDLDVKIVADMQPYRTRKVRILNGAHTAMVPFSLLYGNETVKETVDNAFTGEFVNKAVFEEINETLNMDRAELTSFAEEILDRFRNPFIKHLLSSIALNSISKFKVRVLPSLTGYVDIHHKLPVHLTFAFAALIRFYKGTWKGENLPVNDSEDIVAFFDGLWKSDDYTKIARLTLQNKNFWDEDLTLIPGLTDAIAKGLEEIDANGIENGFVNFQKQLHTTTQNA is encoded by the coding sequence ATGGAGAAAATAAGCAGATCAAACACGGAATTTTCAGAGAGACTTCCAATTAAAATAGTACAGTTTGGAGAAGGGAATTTCTTAAGAGCTTTTGTAGAATATGCTTTTCAGAAATTAAATCAAAAAACTGATTTCAATGCCGGAATCGCTGTTGTACAGCCTATCGATAGAGGTTTGGTCAATATGATCAATGCTCAGGACGGTTTGTATACTTTGTTTATGAAAGGTGTAAAAAAAGGCGAAGAAATTCAGGAAAAAGAGTTAATTACTAATATCGTAAAAGCGATTGATCCATATGCTTCTTTTCAGGAATTTTTGGCTTTAGCCAAAGAAGAAGAGCTGGCTTTTATTATTTCAAATACGACTGAAGCCGGAATTGAATATATAGAATCTGATCGCGCAACAATGCAACCGCCAGTTTCATTTCCTGCAAAATTAACCGTACTTTTACATGAAAGGTTCAAACATTTTAATGGAGATAAATCGAAAGCTTTAACCATTATTCCTTGTGAGTTAATTAATTATAATTCAGATACTTTAAAGGATATTGTTTTGAAATATTGTATCGACTGGAATTTAGAAGCTGACTTTAAATTGTGGTTGATAAACGATTGTACATTCCATAATACTTTGGTGGACAGAATTGTACCGGGATATCCAAAAGATCAAATTGAAGAATATAACAGTCAATTGGATTATAAGGATGATTTGATTGTAAGTGCCGAAAGTTTCTTTTTATGGGTAATTGAAGGTGATGACAAATTGAAAGCAAAACTTCCGTTTGAAAAAACAGATTTAGATGTTAAAATCGTCGCAGATATGCAGCCATATCGCACGAGAAAAGTTAGAATTCTAAATGGAGCGCACACTGCAATGGTTCCGTTTTCATTGCTTTACGGAAATGAAACCGTAAAAGAAACTGTTGATAATGCTTTTACAGGAGAATTTGTAAACAAAGCAGTTTTTGAGGAAATAAATGAAACGTTAAACATGGACAGAGCAGAATTAACAAGTTTTGCTGAAGAAATATTGGACCGTTTTAGAAATCCGTTTATCAAGCATTTATTGTCTTCAATTGCTTTGAATTCAATTTCAAAATTCAAAGTTAGAGTATTGCCAAGTTTAACCGGATATGTAGATATTCATCACAAACTTCCGGTTCATTTAACGTTTGCATTTGCGGCTTTAATTCGTTTTTATAAAGGAACTTGGAAAGGTGAAAATTTACCGGTAAATGATAGTGAAGATATTGTCGCTTTTTTCGATGGACTTTGGAAATCTGATGATTACACTAAAATAGCACGACTTACTTTGCAAAACAAAAATTTCTGGGACGAAGATTTAACGTTGATTCCTGGTTTAACAGATGCTATTGCAAAAGGACTAGAAGAAATTGATGCAAACGGAATTGAAAATGGTTTTGTTAATTTTCAAAAACAATTACATACTACAACTCAGAACGCTTAA
- a CDS encoding altronate dehydratase family protein: MATQKKLIKVNPADNVIVVLTDLVQNEQIMFEGTTVSPTTDVKAKHKIAEKDFTIGNDIIMYGVLVGKAAKPIKKGEVITTENVKHQSEKVFGKNGNLGWTPPNVDRWKDKTFNGYHRTDGQVGTKNVWLFFPLVFCENKNIEKLKDIFENELMPKKEVSYKNLLRSLIEEKSVEEVSDKNLNENLLDNVEVKFINHQGGCGGIRQDSELLAKLLAGYVNNPNVAGATVLSLGCQNLQVDIFKKALEEMSPNSDKEILIYEQQQIGTTDQMFQMVIKDSYEAIKRANKIERQPAPLSKLSIGLECGGSDGFSGISANPALGIVSDIFAALGGKTILAEFPELCGVEQELMNRCVDEEKADKFLTLMKAFEKSVVDAGSGFDMNPSPGNIKDGLITDAMKSAGAAKKGGTSPVVDVLDYGEYISKPGLNLLNTPGNDAECTTGLVGSGATVVLFTTGLGNPMGNPIAPVVKISSNTALINRMSDIIDVNAGTVITGEKNITEVGAEIVDYIIELASGNVETKADQLKQDVFIPWKRGVSL, from the coding sequence ATGGCAACTCAAAAAAAATTAATAAAAGTTAACCCAGCAGATAACGTAATTGTCGTTTTAACCGATTTGGTACAAAACGAACAAATTATGTTTGAAGGAACTACCGTTTCACCAACAACTGATGTTAAAGCAAAACATAAAATCGCAGAGAAAGATTTTACAATTGGTAATGATATTATAATGTATGGTGTTTTGGTTGGAAAAGCTGCTAAACCTATAAAAAAAGGAGAAGTAATTACCACCGAAAATGTAAAACATCAAAGTGAAAAAGTTTTTGGTAAAAACGGAAATTTAGGTTGGACTCCACCAAATGTAGATCGTTGGAAAGACAAAACTTTCAACGGATACCATCGTACTGATGGACAAGTTGGAACCAAAAACGTTTGGTTGTTTTTTCCATTGGTTTTTTGTGAAAACAAAAATATCGAAAAACTGAAAGATATTTTCGAAAACGAATTAATGCCCAAAAAAGAAGTTTCTTATAAAAATCTGTTACGCTCTTTAATTGAAGAAAAAAGCGTAGAAGAAGTTTCGGATAAAAATTTAAATGAAAATCTTTTAGATAATGTCGAAGTAAAATTTATCAATCATCAAGGTGGTTGTGGAGGGATTCGACAAGATTCAGAATTGTTGGCAAAACTGCTTGCAGGATATGTGAACAACCCCAATGTTGCAGGTGCAACTGTTTTAAGTTTAGGTTGCCAAAATTTGCAAGTTGATATTTTTAAAAAGGCATTGGAAGAAATGAGTCCGAATAGTGATAAAGAAATTTTGATCTATGAGCAACAACAAATTGGAACTACTGATCAAATGTTTCAAATGGTGATTAAAGATTCTTATGAAGCTATTAAAAGAGCCAACAAAATTGAACGCCAACCTGCTCCTCTTTCAAAGTTAAGTATTGGTTTAGAATGTGGAGGGTCTGACGGATTTTCTGGAATTTCTGCTAATCCGGCATTAGGAATTGTTTCAGATATTTTTGCAGCTTTGGGAGGGAAAACAATTTTGGCAGAGTTTCCAGAATTATGTGGCGTTGAGCAAGAATTGATGAACCGATGTGTGGACGAAGAAAAAGCAGATAAGTTTTTAACTTTAATGAAAGCTTTTGAAAAATCAGTTGTAGATGCAGGTTCAGGGTTTGATATGAATCCATCTCCGGGAAACATCAAAGACGGATTAATTACAGATGCAATGAAATCTGCTGGCGCAGCTAAAAAAGGCGGAACTTCACCTGTTGTGGATGTTTTAGATTACGGAGAATATATTTCAAAACCAGGATTAAATCTTTTAAATACTCCAGGAAATGACGCAGAATGTACCACAGGATTGGTGGGATCGGGCGCAACAGTTGTTTTATTTACCACAGGTTTAGGAAATCCGATGGGAAATCCGATTGCACCTGTTGTAAAAATTTCTTCGAACACGGCATTAATTAATAGAATGTCTGATATTATCGACGTAAATGCCGGAACGGTGATTACTGGTGAAAAAAACATTACCGAGGTTGGAGCAGAAATAGTAGATTACATTATAGAATTGGCGAGCGGAAACGTGGAAACAAAAGCAGACCAGTTGAAACAAGATGTATTTATTCCTTGGAAAAGAGGAGTTTCGTTATAG
- a CDS encoding LacI family DNA-binding transcriptional regulator encodes MSEKITIYDIAEKLNITAATVSRALNNNPKIKESTRELVLKTAASMNYKQNKLALALKSGRSNNIGVIVPRIDSNFFASVIRGVEEELHPHGYQVIICQTHEDPKRENENLYTLIDAQVDGIIMSVTDVTNENDGAFHNVLEKNVPLIFFDRSKHIDGVSSVTINDFKGGYITTKHLIDEGCRHIAHFSGDQSLEIFKNRFLGYKQALLDHGINFNEEYVIRTKSSVEAGKEAIDTLLKLETPPDALFSSSDFAALGAIQELKERNISIPNEFCVAGFSNEPFTKFMELSITSVDQSPLEMGKMSARVFLEQVDKTNTIKIEKKVVLAPELHIRKSSSRTAF; translated from the coding sequence ATGAGCGAAAAAATAACCATTTATGATATTGCCGAGAAATTAAATATCACTGCTGCTACTGTTTCAAGAGCCCTAAACAACAACCCGAAGATCAAAGAAAGTACACGAGAGCTGGTTCTTAAAACTGCTGCATCGATGAACTATAAGCAAAATAAATTGGCGCTAGCCCTAAAAAGTGGTCGTAGTAATAATATAGGTGTAATTGTTCCTCGTATCGATAGCAACTTCTTTGCTTCGGTAATTAGAGGAGTCGAAGAAGAACTTCATCCGCATGGTTATCAGGTTATTATTTGCCAGACGCACGAAGATCCAAAAAGAGAAAATGAAAACCTATATACATTAATAGACGCACAAGTAGACGGTATTATAATGTCAGTTACAGATGTGACGAACGAAAATGACGGTGCGTTTCATAATGTTTTAGAGAAAAATGTTCCATTAATCTTTTTTGATAGAAGCAAACATATTGATGGAGTAAGTTCTGTGACAATCAATGACTTTAAAGGCGGATATATTACAACCAAACATTTAATTGATGAAGGTTGCAGACATATTGCGCATTTCTCAGGAGATCAGTCTCTTGAGATATTCAAAAATCGTTTTTTAGGATACAAACAAGCGTTACTGGATCATGGAATAAACTTTAATGAAGAATATGTTATTCGTACCAAAAGTAGTGTTGAAGCCGGAAAAGAAGCAATCGACACTTTACTAAAACTGGAAACTCCGCCAGACGCACTGTTTTCTTCGAGTGATTTTGCTGCTTTAGGCGCTATTCAGGAATTGAAAGAAAGAAATATTAGTATTCCAAATGAGTTTTGCGTAGCTGGTTTCAGTAATGAACCTTTCACAAAATTCATGGAATTGTCGATAACTTCTGTTGATCAGTCTCCACTTGAAATGGGAAAAATGTCAGCACGCGTTTTCTTAGAACAAGTAGATAAAACGAACACGATTAAAATCGAAAAAAAGGTAGTTCTCGCACCAGAATTACACATTCGTAAATCTTCGTCAAGAACTGCCTTTTAG
- a CDS encoding glycoside hydrolase family 28 protein: protein MIISKSIASKGVLVFSLIAMSFLSCGKQVSNVSEANPWKKMELIVKSIPQTHFLDKTYNVMNYGAVADGKTSNTAVFEKAIKACAENGGGKVLVPNGKYLTGPIHLESNVNLHLEDNAEILFSIDSKEYPLVHTSFEGTELMNHSPLIYAKNKTNVAITGKGTLNGQANNTNWWIWAGTKIYGWEKGIPSQNDPLNRIALIEMAEKGITVEQRVFGEGHYLRPNFIEFFECNTVLVKDITIINAPFWILHPIKSNNVIVDGVTVNSHGPNNDGCDPEYSQNVIIRNCTFNTGDDCIAIKSGRDADGRRVGIPSKNIIVQNCKMIDGHGGVVMGSEISAGVNNVFVENCVMDSPNLERAIRIKTNSKRGGTTEDIYVRNIEVGTVKECVLRATMFYDVYGSQSGNFIPTIKNISLENIRVKNGGKFGILADGYAESPVENITFKDVVIEKVDSVYSLKNVKNINFISTYINGKKVESITN, encoded by the coding sequence ATGATTATAAGTAAGTCTATAGCGTCAAAAGGGGTTTTGGTTTTTAGCCTGATTGCAATGTCATTTTTATCTTGTGGAAAACAAGTTTCGAATGTTTCAGAAGCTAATCCATGGAAAAAAATGGAATTAATCGTAAAAAGCATTCCACAAACGCACTTTTTAGACAAGACTTATAATGTTATGAATTATGGTGCTGTAGCAGATGGAAAAACATCAAATACAGCCGTTTTTGAAAAAGCAATTAAAGCTTGTGCCGAAAATGGTGGAGGTAAAGTACTTGTGCCAAATGGAAAATATTTAACAGGACCTATACATTTAGAAAGTAATGTGAATTTGCATTTAGAAGACAATGCTGAGATTTTGTTTAGTATTGATTCAAAAGAATATCCTTTAGTGCATACTTCATTTGAAGGGACAGAATTGATGAATCATTCGCCACTCATTTATGCAAAAAATAAAACGAATGTTGCTATAACCGGAAAAGGCACATTAAACGGACAGGCAAATAATACAAACTGGTGGATTTGGGCGGGAACTAAAATATACGGTTGGGAAAAAGGTATTCCTTCTCAAAACGATCCTTTAAATCGTATTGCTTTGATTGAAATGGCTGAAAAAGGAATTACTGTAGAACAAAGGGTTTTTGGAGAAGGACATTATCTACGTCCCAATTTTATTGAATTTTTTGAGTGTAATACTGTTTTAGTAAAAGATATAACGATAATCAATGCTCCGTTTTGGATTTTGCATCCTATAAAGTCGAATAATGTAATTGTAGACGGAGTAACAGTCAACAGCCACGGACCTAATAATGACGGTTGTGATCCTGAATATTCTCAAAATGTAATTATTAGAAATTGCACTTTTAATACAGGTGACGATTGTATTGCAATAAAATCCGGAAGAGATGCAGATGGAAGGCGAGTTGGGATTCCGAGTAAAAACATCATTGTTCAGAATTGTAAAATGATCGATGGTCACGGCGGAGTTGTGATGGGAAGCGAAATATCTGCCGGAGTAAATAATGTTTTTGTGGAGAATTGCGTCATGGACAGTCCGAATCTTGAAAGAGCAATTAGAATTAAAACAAATTCTAAACGCGGCGGAACTACAGAAGACATTTATGTTCGAAATATTGAAGTTGGAACTGTAAAAGAATGTGTTTTGAGAGCAACCATGTTTTATGATGTTTACGGAAGTCAATCCGGAAATTTTATACCAACAATTAAAAATATCAGTCTTGAAAATATTAGAGTTAAAAACGGCGGAAAGTTCGGGATTTTAGCAGACGGATACGCAGAATCTCCAGTAGAAAATATCACTTTTAAAGATGTTGTAATCGAAAAAGTAGATTCAGTTTATTCGTTAAAAAACGTAAAAAATATAAATTTTATAAGCACATATATCAATGGAAAGAAAGTAGAATCGATTACAAATTAA
- a CDS encoding TonB-dependent receptor: MNIKQLSKKKIKYNLVFLFFLNFLLSTTMNAQSTVVEGKITDAAGLSLPGVNIQEKGTKNGTSTDFEGSFKINVTNNKAVLIVTYLGFQTQEVSVAGKSRVNVSLSEQSNSLNEVVVVGYGSVKKTDLTGAVNTLSAAKITERNVTNPMEAIQGGIAGVQVTSNSGRIGDGFNVIIRGTNSINKDGSKPLFVVDGVPTDNIDFLNPQDIARMDVLKDASSAAIYGSRGGSGVIIVTTKSGTNAKAGVTVTYDSSYGNKQAVRLPKLMSPEKWWYYHQSAFLATSISATNPTYNDIDPTELRTAVGQAGTNPVLFNRVANNQSYNWQDAVLKGGMTQNNYLNVSGRADNGLSYNIGLGAQKETGVIDNEGIDKYNFKAGLNHKINDKISFGVNLTISKTDEQLGSGTAMQEAFRQNPYTSPWAIDANGNEIVGTYAQQPGTLRYPNGTLGINKTGSYNPLLEIANSSDEIKRFTTIGNLFGEYKFTNWLSFKSTFSAGSMNAREGRSLGAQTDFGLKNKSLPSGDVTNVQNFNYTWDNQFNINYTLKENHVFNVLLLQSFYSNTTETYFQSSRENPFETGFYNLGSGAQPTYNLTPSGSIAIIPSGVFIPYSKNTLESYAARLNYTYKGRYLLTASVRYDGSSVLADGNKWTAFPSVALGWNINQESFLKNVSFISNLKLRGSVGYTGNDNVSPYSSLSVLKVPTYYDFNGTPANGFTSSSLGNTNLTWEKTREVNLGLDFGFAKNRISGSVDVYDRLSKDLLFQQALPLEIGVPTITSNVGSISNKGIEVALVTKNIQTRNVSWETSFTFTKNVNKLESIYGQDKVDDVGNNLFIGENIHSYYNYVFDGVWQESEAAKALSYGQKPGEARVKDLNNDGKIDANNDRAILGNYDPKWSGSFSTTLKVKQFDLSMSLITNQGMTVFSGFHDNFADVTDRGRQKLDLKDWYIPANGAGIAPQYSNTNPLPRGAGVYYDTNNVAFYKNASFVKVQNIAVGYSLDNDLVNKLKIKSMRFYVNVLNPFVITPYEGYDPEWATAALAVNRVSTMTVQMGLSLKF, translated from the coding sequence ATGAACATTAAACAATTATCAAAGAAAAAAATAAAATACAATCTTGTATTTTTATTTTTCCTCAATTTCCTTTTGAGTACGACCATGAACGCTCAGTCGACAGTGGTAGAAGGAAAGATTACTGATGCTGCAGGATTATCACTTCCGGGTGTGAATATCCAGGAAAAAGGAACTAAAAACGGAACCTCGACAGATTTTGAAGGAAGTTTTAAAATAAATGTTACCAATAATAAAGCGGTTTTGATTGTAACCTATTTGGGTTTTCAGACTCAGGAAGTTAGCGTTGCAGGAAAATCAAGAGTAAATGTTAGCCTTTCAGAACAATCCAATTCACTTAATGAAGTTGTGGTTGTAGGTTATGGATCTGTAAAAAAGACCGATTTAACCGGAGCTGTAAATACTTTATCAGCGGCTAAAATTACCGAAAGAAATGTAACTAACCCAATGGAAGCCATTCAGGGAGGAATTGCCGGAGTTCAGGTAACTTCAAATTCCGGTAGAATTGGCGACGGTTTCAACGTTATTATTAGAGGAACAAACTCTATTAATAAAGACGGATCTAAACCTCTTTTTGTGGTTGATGGTGTTCCAACAGATAATATCGACTTTTTGAATCCGCAGGATATTGCGAGAATGGACGTGTTGAAAGATGCTTCTTCGGCTGCAATTTATGGTTCGAGAGGAGGAAGCGGGGTTATCATTGTGACAACTAAAAGTGGTACAAATGCAAAAGCAGGTGTAACTGTTACTTATGATAGTTCTTATGGAAATAAACAAGCCGTGAGATTACCAAAATTAATGAGTCCTGAAAAATGGTGGTATTACCATCAATCGGCATTTTTGGCTACTTCTATTTCCGCTACTAACCCAACGTACAATGATATTGATCCAACCGAATTAAGAACAGCAGTTGGTCAGGCAGGAACGAATCCGGTTTTATTTAACAGAGTAGCTAATAACCAAAGTTATAATTGGCAAGATGCCGTTTTAAAAGGTGGAATGACTCAGAATAATTATCTGAATGTTTCAGGTCGTGCTGATAACGGTTTATCTTATAACATCGGTCTTGGTGCACAAAAAGAAACAGGAGTTATCGATAATGAAGGAATTGATAAGTATAACTTTAAGGCAGGTTTAAATCATAAGATAAACGATAAAATTTCGTTTGGAGTAAATCTTACGATATCTAAAACTGATGAGCAATTAGGAAGCGGAACGGCTATGCAGGAAGCTTTTAGGCAAAATCCTTATACGTCGCCTTGGGCAATTGATGCTAATGGTAACGAAATTGTTGGGACTTATGCACAACAACCGGGGACATTAAGATATCCTAATGGAACTTTAGGAATCAATAAAACGGGTTCTTATAATCCACTTTTGGAAATTGCAAATTCAAGCGATGAGATAAAAAGATTTACTACAATTGGGAACTTATTTGGAGAATATAAATTTACAAATTGGTTGTCTTTCAAATCGACTTTTTCTGCGGGTTCAATGAATGCGAGAGAAGGAAGATCTCTTGGAGCTCAAACAGATTTTGGTCTTAAAAACAAAAGTTTACCGTCTGGAGATGTAACCAATGTTCAAAATTTCAATTATACTTGGGACAATCAGTTTAACATCAATTATACTTTAAAAGAAAATCACGTTTTCAATGTTTTATTACTTCAGAGTTTTTACTCTAATACTACCGAAACGTATTTCCAATCTTCAAGAGAAAATCCATTCGAAACAGGATTTTACAACCTTGGTTCAGGAGCGCAACCAACTTACAATTTAACGCCTTCGGGATCTATCGCGATAATTCCTTCAGGAGTATTTATTCCATATTCTAAAAATACATTAGAATCTTATGCTGCGCGTTTAAATTATACATACAAAGGGCGTTATTTATTAACAGCATCGGTACGTTACGATGGTTCATCAGTTTTAGCCGATGGTAATAAATGGACAGCTTTCCCTTCTGTGGCTTTAGGGTGGAATATTAATCAGGAATCATTTTTGAAAAACGTTTCTTTTATTTCTAATTTAAAATTAAGAGGAAGTGTAGGTTATACCGGAAACGATAATGTGTCGCCATATTCAAGTTTAAGCGTTTTAAAAGTTCCAACATATTATGATTTTAATGGTACTCCGGCAAATGGTTTTACTTCTTCAAGCTTAGGAAATACTAACTTGACTTGGGAAAAAACGAGAGAGGTGAATTTAGGTTTAGACTTTGGATTTGCTAAAAATAGAATCTCAGGGAGTGTAGATGTTTACGATCGTTTATCAAAAGATTTATTGTTTCAACAAGCATTACCGTTAGAAATTGGAGTTCCTACAATTACTTCAAATGTGGGTTCTATTAGCAATAAAGGAATTGAAGTTGCATTGGTAACTAAAAATATTCAAACAAGAAATGTGTCTTGGGAAACCAGTTTTACTTTCACTAAAAACGTAAACAAATTAGAGTCTATTTATGGACAAGATAAAGTGGATGATGTTGGAAATAATTTATTTATTGGAGAAAACATTCACTCTTATTACAACTATGTTTTTGATGGAGTTTGGCAAGAAAGCGAAGCTGCAAAAGCACTTTCTTACGGTCAGAAACCTGGAGAAGCAAGAGTTAAAGATTTAAATAATGATGGTAAAATTGATGCCAATAATGACAGAGCAATTTTAGGAAATTATGATCCTAAATGGTCAGGAAGTTTTTCTACAACTTTAAAAGTAAAACAATTTGATTTGTCAATGTCTTTAATCACCAATCAGGGAATGACTGTATTTAGTGGTTTCCACGACAATTTTGCCGATGTAACAGACAGAGGACGTCAAAAGTTAGATTTAAAAGATTGGTACATTCCTGCAAATGGAGCTGGTATCGCACCACAATATTCAAACACAAACCCTTTACCACGTGGAGCAGGAGTTTATTATGATACTAATAACGTTGCTTTTTATAAAAATGCATCATTTGTCAAAGTTCAAAACATTGCAGTAGGATATAGTTTAGATAATGATCTGGTAAACAAATTGAAAATTAAAAGCATGCGTTTTTATGTTAACGTATTGAATCCGTTTGTAATTACACCTTATGAAGGTTATGATCCGGAATGGGCAACTGCAGCTTTAGCAGTGAATCGTGTGTCGACAATGACAGTTCAAATGGGATTAAGTTTAAAATTTTAA
- a CDS encoding RagB/SusD family nutrient uptake outer membrane protein, with protein sequence MKKLIIAILILGTTLNSCSDFIEEDNRSYGSAEQYFLTSAGFESLINTNYATLKDIYGGDPWLFEAGTDMYSEGRNQEPEGLAKYLTLSSSSAGVDQLYRTCYIAIQQANKGLYYSTITEKSSTLETRIGELKFLRANAYFLLVQTYGGVPIVLDNINTAVTSFDRNTAQEVYTQIFKDLNEALPAVSTAAYGGRVNKRAVQDLLAKVYLTRGYETFGTPADFTTAAGLADQVIGGQALNVSFDNVVKPGNEMNAETIFSVQFSIASNATGQTALGSSQNYWFSSYLGAAAAGNPYPNRSYTLCPTVYALSLYEKGDKRWEGTFMNEIYSRYYDYYTVTDKAALKLSDFYEPKWFTTADRDAWKLDNASRMVANFRYHNWGTYSSSAASGGDYNLIPVRKFDDPNAPYSGATSANYNTTPITPATNRSSTRDFIISRLGETYLIAAEAYFKAGNTGTALARLNEVRRRAGGGVAGVIPVLTSIDINTILDERGRELLGEYHRWFDLKRTGTLVERTVLYNPKVTTTNAFAGQNGNLKILRPIPQSALDLNRNKNFPQNPAY encoded by the coding sequence ATGAAAAAATTAATAATAGCTATACTAATACTAGGAACGACACTTAATTCCTGCTCAGATTTTATCGAGGAAGACAATCGTTCTTACGGTTCAGCAGAGCAATATTTTTTGACTTCTGCGGGATTTGAGTCATTAATAAATACCAATTATGCAACGCTAAAAGATATTTATGGTGGAGATCCGTGGTTGTTTGAAGCAGGAACAGACATGTATTCTGAAGGAAGAAATCAGGAACCGGAAGGATTAGCCAAATATTTGACATTATCATCGTCATCTGCTGGAGTTGATCAATTGTACAGAACATGTTATATCGCAATTCAACAGGCGAATAAAGGATTGTATTATTCGACAATTACAGAGAAATCAAGCACATTGGAGACCAGAATTGGTGAACTTAAATTTTTAAGAGCAAATGCTTATTTTCTTTTAGTTCAAACTTATGGCGGAGTTCCAATTGTTTTGGATAATATCAATACAGCAGTGACATCATTTGACAGAAATACTGCTCAAGAAGTATATACACAAATTTTTAAAGATCTTAACGAGGCACTTCCGGCAGTAAGCACAGCTGCTTATGGGGGAAGAGTTAATAAAAGAGCCGTTCAGGATTTATTGGCAAAAGTATATTTAACGAGAGGCTATGAAACTTTTGGTACTCCGGCAGATTTTACAACAGCGGCAGGTTTGGCAGATCAGGTAATTGGTGGTCAGGCTTTGAATGTGTCTTTTGATAATGTTGTAAAACCTGGAAACGAAATGAATGCGGAAACGATCTTTTCAGTTCAGTTTTCTATAGCTTCAAATGCAACAGGGCAAACTGCTTTAGGAAGTTCACAAAACTATTGGTTCAGTTCTTATTTAGGTGCTGCGGCGGCAGGAAATCCTTATCCAAATAGAAGTTACACACTTTGTCCTACGGTTTATGCTTTGTCATTATATGAAAAAGGAGACAAACGTTGGGAAGGTACTTTTATGAATGAAATATACAGTAGATATTATGATTATTATACGGTAACAGATAAAGCAGCTTTGAAACTTTCAGATTTCTATGAGCCAAAATGGTTTACAACCGCTGATAGAGACGCTTGGAAATTGGATAATGCTTCAAGAATGGTAGCAAATTTCAGATACCATAATTGGGGAACTTATTCTTCATCAGCGGCTTCGGGAGGAGATTACAACCTGATTCCGGTTCGTAAATTTGATGATCCTAATGCTCCTTACAGTGGCGCAACAAGTGCAAATTATAATACAACACCTATTACGCCAGCGACTAACAGAAGCAGTACACGTGATTTTATTATTTCAAGATTAGGAGAAACGTATCTAATCGCTGCCGAAGCTTATTTTAAAGCTGGTAATACAGGAACTGCATTAGCACGTTTAAATGAAGTAAGAAGAAGAGCTGGAGGCGGAGTTGCAGGAGTAATTCCGGTATTGACATCAATTGATATCAATACAATATTAGACGAAAGAGGAAGAGAATTATTGGGAGAATACCACCGTTGGTTTGATTTAAAACGTACTGGAACATTAGTAGAAAGAACGGTTTTATACAATCCAAAAGTTACAACAACAAATGCTTTTGCAGGGCAAAATGGTAATCTTAAAATTCTAAGACCAATACCACAATCAGCATTGGATTTGAACAGAAATAAAAATTTCCCTCAAAATCCGGCATATTAG